In Astatotilapia calliptera chromosome 16, fAstCal1.2, whole genome shotgun sequence, one genomic interval encodes:
- the tspan7 gene encoding tetraspanin-7, giving the protein METKPVITCLKTLLIVYSFVFWITGAILLAVGVWGKLMLGPYISLIADNSTNAPYVLIGTGTVIIVFGLFGCFATCRGSPWMLKLYAMFLSLVFLAELVAGISGFVFRHEIKGTFRRTYTEAVKHYNAEDEASRAVDNLQHKLRCCGVYNYTSWIESVYYPSNGIPASCCFNSSDCHLEDLRNATVAPSKVYHQGCFELVTSFMETNMAIIAGVTFGIAFSQLIGMLLACCLSRIITANQYEMV; this is encoded by the exons ATGGAGACCAAACCGGTCATCACCTGCCTTAAAACTCTCCTCATCGTGTACTCGTTCGTATTTTGG ATAACAGGAGCTATCCTGCTGGCGGTGGGAGTATGGGGGAAGCTGATGTTGGGCCCGTACATCTCTCTGATAGCCGACAACTCCACCAACGCCCCATACGTCCTCATCGGCACCGGGACAGTCATCATTGTTTTCGGCCTGTTTGGCTGCTTCGCCACCTGCAGAGGAAGCCCATGGATGCTGAAGCTG TATGCCATGTTTCTGTCACTCGTCTTCCTCGCTGAGTTAGTGGCGGGCATCTCTGGATTTGTGTTTCGCCACGAG ATCAAGGGAACCTTCCGCAGAACGTACACCGAAGCGGTGAAGCACTACAATGCCGAGGATGAGGCGAGCCGTGCCGTCGATAACTTGCAGCACAAG CTGCGTTGCTGTGGCGTTTATAACTACACGAGTTGGATTGAGAGCGTGTATTATCCCTCAAATGGCATTCCTGCCAGCTGCTGCTTCAACTCCTCTGACTGCCACCTCGAAGACCTTCGCAACGCGACTGTAGCCCCGAGCAAGGTGTACCACCAG GGCTGCTTTGAGTTGGTCACTTCTTTCATGGAGACCAACATGGCCATTATCGCAGGAGTGACGTTTGGGATTGCGTTCTCACAG ctGATTGGCATGCTGCTGGCCTGCTGTCTGTCCAGGATCATCACAGCCAATCAGTATGAGATGGTGTAG
- the LOC113008344 gene encoding mid1-interacting protein 1-B-like encodes MMMMQLQETTTQKNSLFNAMNSFIGAVKNMDQTILLPSLLRDVPLDEDSQMSSLKSEEDEGDMYSYYQLLKSIRGEIEWGVRHGTSDETRKESMKVTRSHSSMSMSSLSSASSEEEDEIEDENLQSQFQYHLTGLQMVLSKLTNQANSLTKRYKKELGIGGWGQ; translated from the coding sequence atgatgatgatgcagctgCAAGAAACCACAACTCAGAAAAACTCCCTCTTCAACGCCATGAACAGCTTCATCGGGGCCGTAAAGAACATGGACCAGACCATCCTGTTACCCAGCCTGCTGCGGGATGTCCCGCTGGATGAGGACAGCCAGATGAGCTCTCTGAAATCAGAGGAGGACGAGGGGGACATGTACAGCTACTACCAGCTGCTTAAATCTATCCGCGGGGAGATCGAGTGGGGAGTCAGGCACGGCACCTCCGACGAGACGCGCAAAGAGAGCATGAAAGTCACTCGCTCTCACTCCTCGATGTCGATGTCCTCCCTCTCTTCAGCCTCATCCGAGGAGGAAGACGAGATTGAAGACGAGAATCTGCAGAGCCAGTTCCAGTACCATCTCACCGGGCTGCAAATGGTGCTGTCCAAGCTCACTAACCAGGCTAATTCTCTCACCAAGCGCTACAAGAAGGAGCTTGGCATCGGAGGTTGGGGCCAGTAG